The following coding sequences are from one Chitinispirillales bacterium ANBcel5 window:
- a CDS encoding phosphatase PAP2 family protein, which translates to MVGSALNLQRVMQIDESLFIFLNYGYRLPLNWFFWFISQIGNVWVAGVVLFAVILLKSPVAKLKKNLQFALVSLFLVFLSTFILKNTVDRSRPVEHFEGIEQLPAQLAEPLRQFPSEQSFDAVAVTLAGEGFKQQSFPSSHASTSFAVASVMVLCFGGYFWLSYLLAALISYSRIHIGVHFPLDVLSGAVLGITLVWLLYYGEKWYRSIRGKLHL; encoded by the coding sequence ATGGTTGGTAGTGCTTTAAACCTTCAAAGGGTAATGCAAATAGATGAATCGCTCTTTATATTCTTAAACTACGGTTACAGATTACCCCTAAACTGGTTTTTCTGGTTCATTTCTCAGATCGGGAATGTATGGGTGGCCGGAGTAGTACTTTTTGCAGTTATACTGCTAAAAAGTCCTGTTGCTAAACTCAAAAAAAATCTTCAGTTTGCTTTAGTTTCACTTTTTCTGGTCTTTTTATCTACCTTTATTCTCAAAAACACCGTAGACCGATCAAGACCGGTAGAGCATTTTGAGGGTATAGAGCAGCTGCCCGCGCAGCTTGCCGAACCGTTACGGCAGTTTCCATCAGAGCAAAGTTTTGACGCTGTTGCTGTGACCCTGGCAGGAGAAGGGTTTAAACAGCAATCATTCCCTTCAAGCCATGCCTCCACATCCTTTGCCGTTGCTTCGGTGATGGTTCTGTGCTTTGGTGGGTATTTCTGGCTCTCTTACCTACTGGCGGCACTTATTTCCTATTCAAGAATTCATATCGGGGTACATTTCCCTCTGGACGTTCTTTCTGGTGCGGTGTTGGGAATAACTCTGGTGTGGCTTCTATACTATGGTGAAAAATGGTATAGAAGTATACGGGGTAAATTACACCTGTGA
- a CDS encoding HAD-IC family P-type ATPase: MHYRKDVKQVFEELESKDSGISNQEAQKRLQQHGPNELEKAEGESPYQLVLRQLKNPLIFVLIIAAIITLLIGFYVDMVVILAVVVINTVIGFIQEYKADKAMQALMSLSAPKAYVTREGKNEKIESSQVVPGDVIELMAGNTVPADARVFDHKELEVDESMLTGESVPVAKNSEPIDDDSVPLGDQANMVFMGTVATQGRGRAVVVKTGKQTELGSISEKVGSTEKQQTPLQKRLFILTWIIGASSVGLALLAFLVGILQGREVVDMLLFSISMTVAVIPEGLPVAITVTMAIGLTRMAKRNAIVRKLMAVETLGSCNYICSDKTGTITENRMTVTKVFAKDRYFQFKGTGYEPEGEILQSGEKVGDNEDLKKLLLCGMLCNTANLFEEEGEWKIDGDPTEGALIVSARKYGLGVEQEEQFEFVDEIPFSSQRKYMSSVFNYQGKCFIMVKGSPEKILKFTGNGDNKKLAEKYTELADDGLRVLGFCMKELPQKCPENIDIEKESTTDMEFLGFQGIIDPPRESAIEAIRQAHRAGIRVVMITGDHKVTASAIARRINILEEGDLVISGSEIDKNGKEFLAKNVEKTTVYARVSPQHKIDIVEELQKKGKVVAVTGDGVNDAPALKRGNIGVAMGEVGTDVAREASEMVLSDDNFATIFQAVKVGRVIFDNIRKVSFFLIATGAGIAVTILGSLFFGLQLPFLATQVLWMNLVTNSFQHLALANEPGEKDIHLRKPRDPGENVINAEVLRRIIVIAVFIAIGSLYIFWQRIEAGFGIEYARSSALNTIVFFQFFHAWNSRSLNKSVFKIPFFSNPYLFLSLLAAILAQVAVLHLSFMQFVFRTTGLGLRSWAETVGIGLLIIVVMEIDKLIKNIMVKRRGGEVT; this comes from the coding sequence TTGCATTACAGAAAAGATGTAAAGCAGGTCTTTGAAGAGCTGGAATCAAAAGATAGTGGTATTTCAAACCAGGAGGCTCAAAAACGGCTTCAACAGCATGGGCCAAACGAACTGGAGAAGGCAGAAGGGGAATCACCGTATCAATTGGTGCTTCGTCAGCTTAAAAATCCGCTGATCTTTGTGCTAATAATCGCTGCAATCATCACACTTCTGATCGGTTTTTATGTCGATATGGTTGTTATACTCGCCGTAGTGGTGATAAATACGGTAATTGGGTTTATTCAGGAATATAAGGCCGATAAGGCAATGCAGGCGCTTATGAGTCTTTCGGCGCCAAAGGCTTATGTGACACGAGAGGGCAAAAATGAAAAAATAGAGTCTTCTCAGGTTGTACCCGGTGATGTGATTGAGCTTATGGCGGGCAACACTGTGCCTGCGGATGCACGGGTATTTGATCATAAGGAGCTTGAAGTTGATGAGTCTATGCTGACAGGGGAGTCGGTACCGGTCGCTAAGAATTCTGAGCCAATAGATGACGATAGTGTGCCGCTTGGTGATCAGGCCAATATGGTGTTTATGGGAACCGTAGCTACCCAGGGCAGAGGAAGAGCCGTAGTGGTTAAAACGGGTAAACAGACTGAACTGGGTTCAATAAGCGAGAAGGTTGGTTCAACAGAAAAGCAGCAAACACCGCTTCAAAAACGGCTCTTTATTCTTACCTGGATTATCGGTGCAAGCTCGGTGGGGTTGGCTCTGCTGGCTTTTCTGGTAGGAATTCTTCAGGGCAGAGAAGTCGTTGATATGCTTCTTTTCTCCATAAGTATGACCGTGGCGGTAATACCGGAGGGATTGCCGGTTGCTATAACGGTAACCATGGCAATCGGTCTTACCAGAATGGCAAAAAGAAATGCAATTGTGAGAAAACTCATGGCTGTTGAGACCCTTGGTAGTTGTAATTATATCTGTTCAGATAAAACCGGAACTATCACCGAAAACCGAATGACTGTGACAAAAGTGTTCGCAAAGGACAGGTATTTTCAGTTTAAGGGTACGGGGTATGAACCGGAGGGTGAGATCCTGCAGAGTGGAGAAAAAGTAGGGGACAATGAGGACCTTAAAAAACTACTGCTGTGTGGGATGCTTTGTAATACTGCAAATCTCTTTGAGGAAGAGGGGGAGTGGAAAATCGATGGTGATCCCACGGAGGGTGCACTGATTGTTTCTGCCAGAAAATATGGGCTGGGAGTTGAACAGGAGGAGCAGTTTGAGTTTGTAGATGAAATACCGTTCAGTTCACAGCGTAAATATATGTCCTCTGTTTTCAATTACCAGGGGAAATGTTTTATCATGGTAAAAGGCTCTCCTGAAAAGATACTTAAATTTACTGGTAATGGTGATAACAAAAAACTTGCGGAAAAATATACTGAACTGGCTGATGATGGGTTAAGAGTACTTGGTTTCTGTATGAAAGAGCTTCCCCAAAAGTGCCCTGAAAATATCGATATCGAAAAGGAATCAACCACAGATATGGAATTTTTGGGCTTTCAGGGTATTATTGATCCACCCAGAGAAAGTGCCATTGAGGCTATTAGGCAGGCACACAGGGCAGGGATCAGGGTAGTAATGATAACCGGAGATCATAAGGTGACAGCAAGTGCTATTGCCAGAAGAATCAATATACTCGAAGAGGGGGATCTGGTTATAAGTGGCAGTGAAATCGATAAAAACGGTAAAGAGTTTTTAGCCAAAAATGTCGAGAAAACAACGGTGTATGCACGCGTATCACCACAACATAAGATCGATATCGTCGAGGAGTTGCAAAAAAAGGGTAAAGTGGTTGCGGTAACCGGGGATGGAGTGAATGATGCCCCGGCGTTAAAGAGGGGTAATATCGGGGTTGCAATGGGAGAGGTTGGAACTGATGTGGCACGGGAAGCTTCTGAAATGGTACTTAGTGATGATAATTTTGCCACTATTTTTCAGGCGGTAAAAGTAGGAAGGGTGATTTTTGACAATATCCGCAAGGTCTCCTTTTTCCTCATAGCTACAGGGGCAGGTATTGCTGTAACCATATTGGGCAGTTTGTTTTTTGGGCTGCAGCTTCCCTTTCTGGCAACTCAGGTGTTGTGGATGAATCTGGTCACCAACAGCTTTCAGCACCTTGCTCTGGCAAATGAACCCGGGGAAAAGGATATACACCTGAGAAAACCAAGAGACCCGGGGGAAAATGTTATTAATGCTGAAGTGTTAAGAAGGATAATAGTAATTGCGGTATTCATTGCTATCGGTTCTCTCTATATTTTCTGGCAAAGAATCGAGGCGGGCTTTGGTATCGAATATGCCCGTTCTAGTGCACTTAACACCATCGTCTTTTTCCAGTTTTTTCACGCCTGGAATTCAAGGTCGTTAAATAAGTCGGTTTTTAAGATTCCTTTCTTCTCCAATCCCTATCTTTTTCTTAGTCTGTTAGCTGCTATACTGGCCCAGGTTGCAGTGCTTCACCTTTCATTTATGCAGTTTGTATTCCGAACAACCGGTCTTGGACTCAGATCCTGGGCAGAAACGGTGGGAATAGGACTGTTGATTATTGTGGTGATGGAGATTGATAAACTTATAAAGAACATAATGGTAAAGAGAAGGGGAGGGGAGGTTACGTAG